From the Paenibacillus tianjinensis genome, the window TCATTTCTCCAAGCTGGTCGATTCACAGCGGTGTAGGTACACACAACTATACCTTCATATGGAGCATGGCCGGAGACAACAAACGTTATGATGATATGGACCCCGTAGGGATGAAAGAATTAAAATAGATTAAAAACCACTACGGAAAGACGAGGCAGGCGGATGAACCCGATACGGCGACACGAGATGATTATGGAAGTAATGCTGAACCAGAAAGATGTAACGGTGAACGAGCTGAGCGAGAAACTCCAGGTAAGCGGTAAAACCATCCGCGAGGACTTAAGCAAGCTGGAGGAGCAGGGACTTATTATGCGTGTGCATGGCGGTGCGGTGCTGGCACAAAGCGATCAGTTTGGCATTCTGCCCGTAAAGAACCCGTTGGATAAATACTCCGACGAGAAAACGGAGATTGCTCTGCGCGCCATCACCCATATCGAAGAGGATGACATCATTGCCCTGGACGGCGGAAGCACTACGCTGGAAATAGCCCGGCGGCTGGATAATATGCCTCTAACGGTTGTTACTAATGATGTATATATCATCAGCGAACTGGTTCCCAAAGATAACATCCGTCTGGTCGTTCCAGGGGGGTACCGTGTCCGCAATATGCTGGCCGGTCCCGAAGCCGTTACCTACGTGCGAAAGTTAAATATAGAAAAAGCATTTTTGTCGGCTACAGCCGTGCATATCGAGCATGGACTGTCAATTTACACCGGAGACTTAATTGATTTCAAGCAGGCACTTGTTACCACTGCCCGCAAGGTGTTCGCCGTTTGCGACCACCACAAATTCGGGCATACCGCGCTGCGCACCTTCGCTTCATTACAGGAAGTCGATGTGCTGCTTACAGACAGCGGTCTTATACCCGAAACGGTAGAACAGTTCCGCAGTGCAGGCATCAACATTGAAGTCGGTTAAACATTACTGGAATTAAAAGGAGCGATTTTTATGTCATCATTATTCAGTTTGGCAGGCAAAACAGCAATCGTAACCGGAGCAGGACAAGGTTTGGGTCAAGGCATTCTGCTGGCCTTTGCGGAAGCAGGTGCCGACGTGGTCTCCATTTCCCTGAACAGCAGTGAAGAATCCGTAAAAGCGGCTGAAGCTTACGGCGTAAAAGCGCTTGGCATCGAAGCTGACCTAAGTGATCACAGCAAACTGCAAGAAGTGTTTGACCAAGCGCTGGAATTGAACGGCCAAGTTGATATTCTCGTTAACTGCGCCGGTATGATCCGCCGTACTCCCGCCAAAGACCACAGTGAAAAAGACTGGTTCGATGTCATCAACCTCAACCAGAACACCGTGTTCCTGCTGTCGCAAATCGCCGGCCGCCACTTCCTGGAAAGAGGAACGGGTAAAATCATCAACATCTGCTCTATGCTGTCCTACCAGGGCGGGATCAACGTTCCTGGCTACACAGCAAGTAAACATGCTGTTGCCGGTCTGACCAAAGCCTTCGCTAATGAATGGGCACAATACGGCCTGAACGTTAACGCTATTGCTCCAGGCTATATGGCAACGGAAAATACAGCACCGATCCGTGCTGACCAGAGCCGCTCCGACTCCATCCTCGACCGTATCCCTGCAGGTCGCTGGGGAACTGCCGAAGACGTTAAAGGCCCTGCTGTATTCCTGGCTTCCGCGGCTTCCGATTACCTGAATGGTCACGTACTGGCTGTAGACGGCGGATGGCTGGCTAGATAAGATTTTCTTTTCCTCCGTTAAATACAAATGAATTCACTTCACCCGGGCGCCTCAGGTATCCGGGTGTTTTTTTGTACATAAGCTTACCTGCCATGCGTCGTTTCAATCTAAGTTAGTCTACAACTAAAGTTAATATAATCAGCACAAAGAAACCGTTCCTCAGCCAATGTGCACTCTTGCCCATCTTCCTGATTAACGGTTTCTAAGCACACGGCTCTCAAGCATTTTCACGCCAGTTCCACAAATTCACCCGGGTGAGCACGGATATAAACCGCGATGGCTTTTAAGCTCAGCCCGGACAGCTGCCCGAAGCGTTCGTATAACCCTCCGATCTGTCCGGCCAGCTCTTGATCCTGCTCCATATCATTGAATGCAGCCTCACTCCACTGCAGCCCCAGCCTGTCGTTCCGCAGTTCCAGCATCCCTCTGGTCTCCTCCAGCAGCCGAATCATTCCAGTATCCTCAAAGAACAATAACCCTTCCTGAACTCCGCTCCAATAGCCGGGGGTATCCAGCATATAGGAAATCCAGGCATAATACTCCGCTGCGGATTTATGGGCGTGATCTAGAATACCCGGAACGTACAAAGCGCCTTCTGCCCCTTGCTGAGCTGAGCAATCGGCTCTGCTTTGACTTCAGGCGATTTGCCGCGGATAAGCCCAAACGCCGGTTCCATACAGTACCACCCCAGCCGCTCATCACTTAAAGTCTGAAACGTAACAGAATCCATCTTGGCCCGATGCATATCACCGCTCCTATATTCATTTACCTACAGAATCTAATGTGATGCGTGCTCATCAGTCCATATACAGCAGCA encodes:
- a CDS encoding DeoR/GlpR family DNA-binding transcription regulator, which translates into the protein MNPIRRHEMIMEVMLNQKDVTVNELSEKLQVSGKTIREDLSKLEEQGLIMRVHGGAVLAQSDQFGILPVKNPLDKYSDEKTEIALRAITHIEEDDIIALDGGSTTLEIARRLDNMPLTVVTNDVYIISELVPKDNIRLVVPGGYRVRNMLAGPEAVTYVRKLNIEKAFLSATAVHIEHGLSIYTGDLIDFKQALVTTARKVFAVCDHHKFGHTALRTFASLQEVDVLLTDSGLIPETVEQFRSAGINIEVG
- the kduD gene encoding 2-dehydro-3-deoxy-D-gluconate 5-dehydrogenase KduD — protein: MSSLFSLAGKTAIVTGAGQGLGQGILLAFAEAGADVVSISLNSSEESVKAAEAYGVKALGIEADLSDHSKLQEVFDQALELNGQVDILVNCAGMIRRTPAKDHSEKDWFDVINLNQNTVFLLSQIAGRHFLERGTGKIINICSMLSYQGGINVPGYTASKHAVAGLTKAFANEWAQYGLNVNAIAPGYMATENTAPIRADQSRSDSILDRIPAGRWGTAEDVKGPAVFLASAASDYLNGHVLAVDGGWLAR